From Leptospira limi, one genomic window encodes:
- a CDS encoding FKBP-type peptidyl-prolyl cis-trans isomerase yields the protein MKPFLSLLISILFLLVLPIASAEKDFQIIDIVIGKGDEAFSGSYVTVHYVGKLQNGTKFDSSRDRNRPFEFNLGAGEVVKGWDKGIKGMRVGGKRKLIIPPELGYGSKRVGNIPPDSTLIFEVELLKIY from the coding sequence ATGAAACCATTCCTTTCCCTTTTGATTTCGATATTGTTTCTTTTGGTTCTCCCCATCGCGTCCGCAGAAAAAGATTTCCAGATCATTGACATTGTCATTGGTAAAGGGGATGAAGCATTTTCTGGCTCTTATGTGACTGTTCATTATGTAGGCAAATTGCAAAACGGAACCAAATTTGATAGTTCCAGAGACCGCAACCGTCCCTTTGAATTTAATCTTGGTGCTGGGGAAGTGGTGAAGGGATGGGACAAAGGAATCAAAGGCATGCGAGTGGGTGGCAAACGAAAACTCATCATCCCACCAGAACTTGGGTATGGAAGCAAACGTGTGGGAAACATCCCTCCTGATTCCACACTTATCTTTGAAGTCGAACTGTTGAAGATCTATTAG
- a CDS encoding YHYH protein: MLATTSLLVLFVLLLTNCKPKSDSDDETLLLLAVAASKICANSAYTGTTVVNSTATLDTNTDCITGMTSSMSADLPAWIRNNFKCAVGSVSGSNYVFRSQNIPNNKSYYFGSTSPRYEALGSGQKAAGTNQISSQCLVYTIPSSPAAKSGTLTGTQSGYASVGITVNGLAIFNNAAAAPDTLSTEAQTFDQYNGHPQNSGVYHHHSQPLNVSNNNSNLIGVLIDGFALYGRDCTNASNVTTTPTIGSGLDSNHGHITTTQHFSVATYHYHYTSDPTAGIPTLIGSYFYGTPGTVSN, from the coding sequence ATTTTAGCGACCACCTCTCTTCTCGTACTCTTCGTACTTCTCCTCACAAACTGCAAACCCAAATCAGATTCTGATGATGAAACCTTACTTTTGTTAGCTGTAGCAGCTTCTAAAATTTGTGCCAATTCGGCATACACAGGAACCACGGTTGTGAACTCCACTGCCACTTTGGATACCAATACCGATTGTATCACTGGTATGACATCTTCTATGTCAGCAGACTTACCTGCATGGATCCGAAACAATTTTAAATGTGCAGTAGGTTCTGTTTCCGGAAGTAATTATGTATTCCGTTCTCAAAATATCCCGAATAACAAAAGTTATTATTTTGGTTCCACTTCACCACGGTATGAAGCCTTAGGCAGTGGACAAAAAGCAGCAGGTACCAACCAAATTTCCTCCCAGTGTTTGGTGTACACCATCCCTAGTTCGCCTGCTGCGAAATCAGGAACCCTCACAGGAACCCAAAGTGGGTATGCTTCCGTGGGGATCACTGTGAATGGACTTGCCATTTTTAATAATGCAGCAGCAGCCCCTGATACACTTTCGACAGAAGCACAAACCTTTGACCAATACAATGGACACCCACAAAATTCAGGTGTGTACCACCACCATTCACAACCTTTGAATGTATCGAACAACAATTCCAATTTGATTGGGGTATTAATTGATGGTTTTGCACTATATGGACGTGATTGTACAAATGCGAGTAATGTAACTACAACTCCAACAATTGGTTCAGGTCTAGATTCAAATCATGGTCATATAACAACAACGCAACATTTTTCAGTAGCAACATATCATTATCACTACACTTCTGATCCGACTGCAGGAATCCCTACACTAATTGGTTCTTATTTTTATGGAACACCAGGAACGGTTTCCAACTAA
- a CDS encoding toxin-antitoxin system YwqK family antitoxin: protein MEHQERFPTNKALLFPIRFVFVSLLFFLCLSCGKETVKQGDKDLSEDQNHFLLYKGKPFNGFYVAENAVLAETYETEFYKGVPHGSYTVKSFSGVLLESRHIRYGQKHGTQTLYFPSGQIRQSSEYEMGVPVGEHFEYFDNGQLATYQTFFPSGKPKVVKKWNKRGQIYLNQVFLESGESFGRPGSKLCDPIPEETVNQTGINSPNTTTKL from the coding sequence ATGGAACACCAGGAACGGTTTCCAACTAACAAGGCCTTGTTGTTCCCAATTCGATTTGTCTTTGTTTCACTTTTGTTTTTCCTTTGTTTGTCTTGTGGCAAAGAAACGGTCAAACAAGGGGACAAAGACCTTTCGGAAGACCAAAACCATTTCCTTTTGTACAAGGGAAAACCATTCAATGGGTTTTATGTGGCCGAAAATGCCGTACTTGCCGAAACCTATGAAACCGAATTTTACAAAGGTGTACCTCACGGAAGTTATACGGTAAAATCCTTTTCGGGAGTTTTACTCGAATCCCGGCACATTCGGTATGGACAAAAACATGGAACCCAAACCTTGTATTTCCCATCGGGCCAAATCCGCCAATCTTCGGAATATGAAATGGGAGTTCCAGTCGGCGAACATTTTGAATACTTTGACAATGGACAATTGGCAACCTACCAAACCTTCTTCCCCTCTGGGAAACCAAAGGTGGTGAAAAAATGGAACAAACGGGGACAAATTTATTTGAACCAAGTGTTTTTGGAATCAGGAGAAAGTTTTGGCCGTCCAGGCAGTAAACTCTGTGATCCCATCCCCGAAGAGACAGTAAACCAAACTGGCATTAATTCTCCTAACACCACCACCAAACTTTGA
- a CDS encoding SCO family protein, with protein MNETKPNHKLMKPNLFFQKSILRTISIFLFCLVSLFVLGNCKENQSSPETDSLPYFSGKDFDPIWTKVPNETSNLHQIPEGFKLTNHLGNQIQLREHSPKISLVVFFYATCRGICPMITKNIIQIEPQLSEFKDLEISSISINPKEDTPAVLSKYRTLYKIQNPNWNFYTGELLDIESFAKNTCGAEVEGFSVEKNKYEFVHTENIFLFDGNKYLRGIYRAKGTGDIQRLVADLRILTK; from the coding sequence ATGAATGAAACAAAACCAAACCATAAGTTGATGAAACCAAATCTCTTTTTTCAGAAATCGATTCTTAGAACCATTTCCATCTTTCTTTTCTGTTTGGTGAGTTTGTTTGTTTTGGGAAATTGTAAGGAAAACCAGTCTTCTCCCGAGACGGATTCTTTGCCTTATTTTTCAGGAAAAGACTTTGATCCCATTTGGACAAAAGTTCCAAACGAAACCTCTAACTTACACCAAATCCCCGAAGGGTTCAAACTCACAAACCATTTGGGAAACCAAATTCAGCTCAGAGAACATTCACCTAAAATCAGTTTGGTTGTTTTCTTCTATGCAACCTGTCGTGGGATTTGTCCAATGATTACAAAAAATATCATCCAAATCGAACCACAGTTATCCGAATTCAAAGACTTGGAAATTAGTTCTATCTCCATCAATCCCAAAGAAGACACACCCGCAGTTCTTTCCAAGTACCGCACTCTCTATAAAATCCAAAATCCAAACTGGAATTTTTATACAGGGGAACTTTTGGACATTGAATCGTTTGCCAAAAACACATGTGGGGCGGAAGTAGAAGGATTTTCTGTGGAAAAAAACAAATACGAATTTGTTCATACCGAAAATATTTTTTTATTTGATGGGAACAAATACCTCCGGGGGATTTACCGCGCCAAAGGTACGGGCGATATACAGAGGTTAGTTGCAGACCTTAGGATCCTCACCAAATAG
- a CDS encoding ABC transporter permease, whose translation MNFHAIQAIYQFEMARTFRTLLQSIASPVLSTSLYFIVFGSAIGSRIQEIDGIHYGSFIVPGLVMLSLLTESISNASFGIYFPKFNGTIYEILSAPVTMWEVVIGYVGAAATKSLMLGILMLITASFFVPIRIDHPFLMVFFLLLTCISFSLFGFVIGIWADSFEKLQMIPMLVITPLVFLGGSFYSIQMLPSFWQKISMFNPVLYLVSGFRYSFFERADVALSVSIGMILVFLSVCLAVTWLIFRTGYKIKN comes from the coding sequence ATGAATTTCCATGCCATCCAAGCAATTTACCAATTTGAAATGGCTCGTACATTTCGTACGTTATTACAAAGTATAGCCTCTCCTGTTTTATCCACATCTTTGTACTTCATTGTATTTGGATCTGCGATTGGGTCTCGGATCCAAGAAATTGATGGAATCCATTATGGAAGTTTTATTGTACCAGGCCTTGTGATGTTGTCACTCCTCACGGAAAGTATCTCCAATGCATCCTTTGGGATTTATTTTCCCAAGTTCAATGGAACCATTTATGAAATCCTTTCGGCACCTGTGACCATGTGGGAAGTGGTGATTGGGTATGTGGGAGCTGCGGCAACTAAATCACTGATGCTCGGGATTTTAATGCTTATCACTGCTTCTTTTTTTGTTCCCATTCGCATTGACCATCCATTCCTGATGGTATTTTTTCTCTTACTAACCTGCATTAGTTTTAGTTTGTTTGGGTTTGTGATTGGGATTTGGGCAGACAGTTTTGAAAAACTACAAATGATTCCGATGCTTGTCATCACTCCTCTTGTATTTCTCGGTGGGAGTTTTTATTCCATCCAAATGTTACCCAGTTTTTGGCAAAAAATCAGTATGTTTAACCCCGTATTGTATTTGGTGAGTGGGTTTCGTTATAGTTTTTTTGAACGAGCGGATGTTGCTTTGTCTGTGAGTATTGGGATGATCCTTGTGTTCCTTTCGGTTTGTTTGGCAGTCACATGGCTTATCTTTCGCACTGGGTACAAAATCAAAAATTAA
- a CDS encoding ABC transporter ATP-binding protein, whose protein sequence is MKPILTVKQVSKSYDNGFQALKSVNWEVGEGEIHALLGPNGAGKTTLINLICGIVSPSAGEVKVAGYDIIHDFKKTRSLIGLVPQELSVHAFETVWASVSFTRGLYGKPANPKYIEEVLKSLSLWDKKDQRIMTLSGGMKRRVLIAKALSHEPKILFLDEPSAGVDVELRKDMWKIVESLRKNGVTIILTTHYIEEAELIADRISVIRKGEIFLTENKNKLMKQLGTKQLRIELKKSVKSIPKSLSKYKLELSDNNSAIVFTYDRSDDSSVMTKLLDDLKKEKIQFSDLSTKQSSLEEIFVQLLQETV, encoded by the coding sequence TTGAAACCAATCCTAACTGTAAAACAAGTTTCCAAGTCCTATGACAATGGATTCCAAGCACTCAAATCCGTGAATTGGGAAGTGGGTGAGGGAGAAATCCATGCCCTACTTGGACCGAATGGTGCCGGGAAAACCACTCTGATCAATTTGATCTGTGGCATTGTTTCACCTAGTGCCGGTGAGGTGAAAGTCGCTGGATATGATATCATCCATGATTTCAAAAAAACAAGATCCCTCATTGGACTTGTCCCACAAGAACTCAGTGTCCATGCATTTGAAACCGTTTGGGCAAGTGTGAGTTTTACTCGTGGTTTGTATGGAAAACCAGCCAATCCTAAGTACATCGAAGAAGTATTAAAATCCCTTTCCCTTTGGGACAAAAAAGACCAAAGGATCATGACATTATCTGGTGGGATGAAACGACGAGTATTGATCGCCAAAGCATTGTCACACGAACCAAAAATTTTGTTTCTGGATGAACCAAGTGCGGGTGTGGATGTGGAACTCCGTAAGGATATGTGGAAGATTGTAGAATCCCTTCGTAAAAATGGAGTTACCATCATCCTCACAACCCATTATATCGAAGAAGCTGAGTTAATTGCCGACCGTATCTCTGTGATCCGTAAGGGAGAAATTTTCCTCACCGAAAACAAAAACAAACTCATGAAACAATTGGGAACCAAACAATTGCGGATCGAATTGAAAAAGTCTGTAAAATCCATCCCAAAGTCGTTATCAAAGTACAAACTTGAACTTTCTGATAACAATTCAGCCATTGTATTCACTTACGATCGTTCTGATGATAGCAGTGTGATGACCAAACTTTTGGATGATCTCAAAAAAGAAAAAATCCAATTCAGTGATTTGAGTACAAAACAAAGTAGCTTAGAAGAAATTTTTGTTCAATTATTACAGGAGACCGTATGA
- a CDS encoding ABC-F family ATP-binding cassette domain-containing protein: MIKISGLNKQFNGNVLFDDLQFSVNRGERVGLVGRNGHGKSTLVQIIQGKTEPDSGNITIPKGYRIGHLEQHLVFTKPTVLEECALGLPEGDEYETWKVERILFGLGFSEKDMERSPEEFSGGYQIRMNLAKLLVSAPDMLILDEPNNYLDIVTIRWLEEFLKEWEGEIILITHDRSFMDSVVTHTVAIHRTKAIKVQGDTEKLYTQINQAEEIYEKTRLNEAKKRKQEEMFIAKFKAKASFASRTQSRVKKLEKQGEMKALDTIEDMELYFNSAPFSANQMLSVEDVSFSYDGKSPYLFENFSISVGPEDRICIIGKNGKGKSTLLKLIAGELTPVSGSVKKHPILKEGYFGQTNKLNMNESNTVVQEIMSADPNCSEGKARNIAGGLMFSEDLALKRIKVLSGGEKSRVLLGKILVTPCHLLYLDEPTNHLDMQSCDSLIEAIDNFDGSVIMVTHNEMHLRAVATKLIVFDDDRVFVYDGGYDDFLSDIGWKDETV; encoded by the coding sequence ATGATCAAAATATCTGGCTTAAACAAACAATTCAATGGTAACGTTTTATTTGATGATTTACAATTCAGTGTGAATCGCGGGGAAAGGGTTGGACTTGTCGGTCGTAATGGACATGGTAAATCAACCCTTGTCCAAATCATCCAAGGGAAAACCGAACCCGATTCGGGAAACATCACCATTCCCAAAGGATACCGCATTGGCCACTTGGAACAACATTTAGTCTTCACCAAACCAACCGTACTCGAAGAATGTGCACTGGGTCTTCCTGAAGGGGATGAATACGAGACTTGGAAGGTGGAACGCATTTTATTTGGACTCGGGTTCTCTGAAAAAGACATGGAACGTAGCCCCGAAGAGTTTTCGGGTGGTTATCAAATCCGAATGAACTTGGCAAAACTTTTAGTGTCTGCACCTGATATGCTTATCCTAGATGAACCAAACAACTATTTGGACATTGTCACCATACGTTGGTTAGAGGAATTCCTTAAGGAATGGGAAGGAGAGATCATTCTCATCACACACGATAGAAGTTTTATGGACAGTGTCGTGACACATACAGTCGCCATCCACCGCACAAAGGCAATCAAAGTGCAGGGTGATACTGAAAAGTTGTACACTCAAATCAACCAAGCTGAAGAAATTTATGAAAAAACTCGGTTGAACGAAGCCAAAAAACGCAAACAAGAAGAGATGTTTATCGCTAAGTTTAAAGCAAAAGCAAGTTTTGCAAGTCGCACCCAATCGCGTGTCAAAAAATTAGAAAAACAAGGTGAGATGAAGGCACTTGATACCATCGAAGATATGGAATTATACTTTAATAGTGCGCCATTTTCCGCCAACCAAATGTTAAGCGTAGAAGATGTCTCATTTTCTTATGATGGAAAATCGCCTTATTTGTTTGAAAATTTTTCCATCAGTGTTGGGCCTGAAGATCGGATTTGTATCATCGGAAAAAACGGAAAAGGAAAATCAACCCTTCTCAAATTGATAGCGGGTGAACTCACTCCTGTTTCAGGTAGTGTGAAAAAACATCCGATCTTAAAAGAAGGATATTTTGGACAAACAAACAAACTCAACATGAACGAAAGTAATACGGTTGTCCAAGAGATTATGAGTGCTGATCCCAACTGTTCGGAAGGGAAAGCTCGAAATATTGCCGGTGGTTTGATGTTCTCGGAAGACCTTGCCTTAAAAAGAATCAAAGTGCTTTCTGGGGGAGAAAAGAGCCGAGTATTACTTGGAAAAATCCTTGTGACTCCTTGCCACTTACTTTACTTAGATGAGCCCACAAACCACTTGGACATGCAATCTTGTGACTCCCTCATTGAGGCGATTGATAATTTTGATGGATCTGTGATTATGGTTACCCACAACGAAATGCACTTGCGCGCTGTGGCCACAAAACTCATTGTATTCGATGATGACCGAGTTTTTGTCTATGATGGTGGTTATGACGACTTCCTCAGTGACATTGGCTGGAAGGATGAAACCGTTTGA
- a CDS encoding adhesin OmpL37 family surface protein produces the protein MRTYLLYLLGGLCLLGVDSSYSNGNLQVAFGAEENYLLVRSLDSSVIHLGDAEDKIEYRNIIDEYLRFKSLHIQGNYGEAYLAVRSTQYKLIQLYDKILTKNITLVRSELELLGRKARDKEKTQTKAFLRLALRDVSEAEQKLVMARNIRPYLYLLKLREMLFALKILKHSGKFVIFLNLLHDGQYMDSIEFYDFDSIESELIRGFGPSSKYLAIHYDNAFLPFREESIYEDKMTNFKTQTINQNETLK, from the coding sequence GTGCGAACTTATCTTTTGTATTTACTAGGAGGCCTTTGTTTGTTAGGAGTGGACTCGTCCTACTCCAATGGAAACTTACAAGTGGCCTTTGGTGCAGAAGAAAACTACCTCCTCGTTCGTTCCCTCGATTCCAGTGTCATCCATTTAGGAGATGCGGAAGATAAAATAGAATACCGAAACATCATCGATGAATACTTACGTTTCAAAAGCCTTCATATCCAGGGGAATTATGGAGAAGCTTACCTTGCCGTTCGTTCCACACAATACAAACTCATCCAACTGTATGATAAAATCCTTACTAAAAACATAACACTTGTTCGAAGCGAACTTGAGTTACTCGGTAGAAAAGCAAGAGATAAAGAAAAAACACAAACCAAGGCTTTTTTGCGTTTGGCGTTACGTGATGTCAGTGAAGCGGAACAAAAATTGGTGATGGCAAGGAACATACGCCCCTATTTGTATCTTTTGAAACTGAGAGAAATGTTGTTTGCTCTGAAGATTTTGAAACATTCTGGCAAGTTTGTTATTTTTTTGAACTTACTCCATGATGGCCAGTATATGGATTCCATCGAGTTTTATGATTTTGATTCAATCGAATCAGAACTCATTCGTGGATTTGGTCCGAGTTCCAAATACCTTGCCATCCATTACGACAATGCCTTTCTCCCCTTCCGAGAAGAAAGTATCTATGAAGACAAAATGACAAATTTCAAAACCCAAACCATCAACCAAAACGAAACACTGAAATAA
- the purT gene encoding formate-dependent phosphoribosylglycinamide formyltransferase, which translates to MIGTPFTKQATKLLLLGSGELGKEVAIEANRLGVHVIAVDRYPNAPAMLVAQESRVINMLDPKELEATIRELKPNYVVPEIEAIHTETLVRLESEGFKIIPSAKAVNLTMNREGIRNFVAKELGLKTSSYLFADTEDDFTKAIHTIGFPCVVKPIMSSSGKGQSLVKTESDIHKAWEYGQTGGRTGKGKMIIEEFISFDFEITLLTIRHIGGTSFLPPIGHRQVNGDYVESWMPQPMSNLALESAKQIAEKVTTGLGGFGIFGVELFVKGDEVYFSEVSPRPHDTGLVTLISQNISEFSLHARALLGLPIPELIFQTPAASSAILLEGDTKSPEYRGLKEALSIPGVDIRIFGKPEVVGKRRMGVSLALGKTIEEAKEKANRARDFIQLKTS; encoded by the coding sequence ATGATAGGAACACCATTTACGAAACAGGCAACAAAACTCCTCCTTCTTGGTTCAGGAGAATTAGGGAAGGAGGTAGCGATAGAAGCCAATCGATTAGGTGTCCATGTCATTGCTGTAGATCGTTATCCAAATGCACCTGCTATGCTTGTGGCACAAGAGTCACGTGTCATCAATATGCTCGATCCAAAGGAGCTGGAAGCCACCATACGCGAGTTAAAGCCAAATTATGTTGTGCCTGAAATTGAAGCCATCCATACAGAAACATTAGTCCGTTTAGAGTCCGAGGGATTCAAAATCATTCCCAGTGCCAAAGCTGTCAACCTCACTATGAACCGAGAGGGAATTCGAAACTTCGTAGCAAAAGAATTGGGTTTAAAAACATCTTCATATCTTTTTGCAGATACAGAAGATGATTTTACAAAAGCCATCCATACGATTGGATTTCCTTGTGTGGTAAAACCCATCATGAGTTCTTCTGGGAAAGGACAGAGTTTGGTCAAAACAGAATCAGACATCCACAAAGCTTGGGAGTACGGTCAAACAGGAGGGCGCACTGGTAAAGGGAAGATGATCATTGAAGAGTTCATCTCTTTTGATTTTGAAATTACTTTACTCACAATCCGTCACATTGGTGGCACAAGTTTTTTACCACCAATTGGGCACAGGCAAGTTAACGGGGATTATGTGGAGTCTTGGATGCCCCAACCTATGTCAAACTTAGCATTAGAATCCGCAAAACAAATTGCTGAGAAAGTCACCACAGGTCTTGGTGGTTTTGGAATCTTTGGTGTGGAACTTTTTGTCAAAGGGGACGAAGTGTACTTTAGTGAGGTTTCTCCAAGACCACATGATACAGGACTTGTCACCCTGATCTCTCAAAATATTTCTGAATTTTCATTGCATGCTAGGGCACTTCTTGGCCTACCAATCCCTGAGCTCATATTCCAAACACCTGCTGCTAGTTCTGCGATCTTACTGGAAGGGGATACCAAATCACCAGAATATCGGGGTCTAAAAGAGGCTTTGTCAATTCCAGGAGTTGACATTCGTATTTTTGGAAAACCAGAAGTGGTTGGAAAGCGCCGAATGGGTGTTAGTTTGGCACTTGGCAAAACCATTGAGGAAGCAAAAGAAAAAGCAAATCGTGCAAGGGACTTCATCCAATTAAAAACTTCCTAA